One window of the Camarhynchus parvulus chromosome 2, STF_HiC, whole genome shotgun sequence genome contains the following:
- the TRAM1 gene encoding translocating chain-associated membrane protein 1 has protein sequence MAIRKKSNKNPPVLSHEFIVQNHADIVSCMAMIFLLGLMFEITAKAAVIFVTLQYNVTIPATEEQSAETISLYYYGIKDLATIFFYMLVAIIIHAIIQEYVLDKINRKMHFSKTKHSKFNESGQLSAFYLFSCVWGTSILVSENYISDPTSLWRDYPHTLIPFQMKFFYILQLAYWFHAFPELYFQKTKKEDIFRQIVYIGLYLFHIAGAYLLNLTHLGLVLLVLHYFVEFLFHISRLFYFSDEKYQKGFSLWAVLFVLGRLLTLILSVLTFGFGLARAEDQQLNFSTGNFNILAVRISVLASICMTQAFMMWKFINFQLRRWREHSSSQPQSVKKKFVSAKGKTSRKERENGINGTVTSNGADSPRNRKDKSS, from the exons ATGGCGATCCGCAAGAAGAGCAACAAGAACCCGCCGGTGCTGAGCCACGAGTTCATCGTGCAGAACCATGCGGACATCGTGTCCTGCATGGCCATGATCTTCCTACTGGGGCTCATGTTCGAG attACAGCAAAAGCAGCCGTCATTTTTGTTACACTTCAGTATAATGTTACCATTCCTGCCACAG AAGAACAATCTGCAGAAACAATCTCTCTCTATTACTATGGCATCAAAGACTTGGctacaattttcttttacatgcTTGTAGCTATAATCATACATGCTATAATTCAGGAGTATGTACTGGAT aaaattaacaggaaaatgcacttttcaaaaacaaagcaTAGCAAGTTCAATGAGTCTGGGCAACTTAGTGCATTCTaccttttctcctgtgtttgggGAACGAGTATTCTTGTCTCT GAGAACTATATATCAGATCCAACCTCTCTGTGGAGGGACTATCCGCACACTCTGATTCC GTTTCAAATGAAGTTTTTCTACATCTTACAGTTGGCATACTGGTTTCATGCTTTTCCAGAACTCTACtttcagaaaactaaaaaa GAAGATATCTTTCGCCAGATTGTCTACATTGGACTTTACCTCTTTCATATTGCTGGAGCCTATCTCTTGAA TCTGACCCACCTTGGACTTGTTCTTCTGGTATTGCATTACTTCGTTGAATTTCTTTTCCACATATCCCGTCTTTTCTACTTCAGTGATGAAAAATACCAGAAAGG atTTTCACTGTGGGcagttctttttgttttgggaaGGCTTCTCACCTTGATTCTCTCAGTCCTCACTTTTGGCTTTGGACTGGCAAGAGCAGAAGATCAGCAGCTGAATTTCAGCACTGGGAACTTTAATATCCTGGCTGTTAG AATCAGTGTGCTGGCCTCCATCTGCATGACCCAAGCATTTATGATGTGGAAGTTCATTAATTTCCAGCTTCGGAGGTGGAGAGAGCATTCTTCTTCTCAGCCTCAGTCAGTGAAAAAGAAGTTTGTATCAGCTAAAGGAAAGAcctccagaaaagaaagag aaaatggaataaatggaACAGTGACCTCAAACGGAGCAGACTCGCCTCGCAACAGGAAGGATAAATCCTCGTAA